In the Salvia miltiorrhiza cultivar Shanhuang (shh) chromosome 8, IMPLAD_Smil_shh, whole genome shotgun sequence genome, TGTTGTCGAACCTGATGtgttcgatgatgatgatgaaatttGCGGTGACTTACCCTGTGGCACTGGCATCACCAATAGATCATCCAGTAAGCCCAATGATGACGATCATTTTACAGGAGCAGTCGAAGTTAAAACGTATCCGGAAGTTTCTGCTGTTCTAAAATCAAAATCCCACGATAACTTTTCTGTTCTGATTCATCTGAAAGCGCCAACTGCAACGGCAATGCAACATTCTGAAACTGATGGAGCAGGTTCTCGAGCTCCAGTTGATCTCGTCACAGTGCTTGATGTCAGTGGCAGCATGGCTGGCACCAAGCTCGCTCTTCTTAAACGAGCAATGGGGTTTGTGATCCAAAACTTAGGTCCTTCGGATAGGCTATCTGTAATCGCCTTCTCCTCAACAGCACGTCGTCTCTTTCCACTCCGTAGGATGACTCACAATGGAAAGCACGAAGCACTACAATCCGTCAACTCTCTAAGCTCAAACGGAGGGACGAACATTGCTGATGGCCTCAGGAAGGGCGCCAAGGTGATGAGTGAGCGCAAGTGTAAAAATCCAGTCAGCAGCATCATACTGTTATCTGATGGGCAAGACACGTACACCACCACCTCTCCTACTGGTGGAAACGCCCGCTCCGATCATCAGTCGTTACTCCCAGCCTCCATGCACAGAAATAATGCCTCTGGTCTTCATTTTCCTGTGCATGCATTTGGATTTGGTGCAGATCATGATGCAGACTCGATGCATTCAATCTCTGAAACTTCTGGTGGAACATTTTCTTTTATAGAGGCGGAGAACGTGATTCAGGATGCCTTTGCACAGTGCATCGGGGGTCTCTTAAGCGTCGTCGTGCAGGAACTAAGAGTGGAAGTCGAGTGCATTGATCCAATCCTGCAACTCACCGGTATAAAATCCGGAAGCTACAATAACATTCTAGCATCTGATAAAAGAAAAGGCAAAATTGAGGTTGGAGATCTATATGCTGAAGAAGAAAGGGATTTTCTGGTGACAACTCATATCCCCATCACTCAATCCAGCAGCAATGAGATGCCACTCATCAAAGTGAAATGTGTGTACAAGCATCCGATCTCCAAGAATCTAGTCACACTAGATTCTGCAAATGATGTCACCATCCAACGGCCTGTTGCAGCCGGACCAGTTGTGGTGTCGATGGAAGTAGACAAGCAGCGCAATAGGCTCCAATCCGCTGAAGCCATGGCAGAAGCTAGAGGCGCCGCAGAGCAAGGTGATCTAACTTCAGCCGTTGCCATCCTAGAAAACTGCCGTAAACAGCTCTCAGAATCCGCGTCAGCACGAGCCGGAGACAGATTATGCACCGCATTGGATGCTGAATTGAGGGAAATGCAAGAAAGGATGGGAAACAGACAGACTTACGAAACATCGGGAAGAGCCTACGTCCTGTCCGGA is a window encoding:
- the LOC131000539 gene encoding E3 ubiquitin-protein ligase WAV3-like isoform X1 produces the protein MGGSKWTKARIALGLKLNSCLYVPRTVEDSPPPPPPARSSGAASLSPTTPRDSDHRVQMPTTPTPSSSGLRLPKQSSKSSKKICAICLGTMKPGHGHAIFTAECSHSFHFHCIASNVKHGRQSCPVCRAKWKEVPFQSPSADKSNGGDRINNVPWPQDESLMRLVRRIPSPRMDSNRNVSSLFHVVEPDVFDDDDEICGDLPCGTGITNRSSSKPNDDDHFTGAVEVKTYPEVSAVLKSKSHDNFSVLIHLKAPTATAMQHSETDGAGSRAPVDLVTVLDVSGSMAGTKLALLKRAMGFVIQNLGPSDRLSVIAFSSTARRLFPLRRMTHNGKHEALQSVNSLSSNGGTNIADGLRKGAKVMSERKCKNPVSSIILLSDGQDTYTTTSPTGGNARSDHQSLLPASMHRNNASGLHFPVHAFGFGADHDADSMHSISETSGGTFSFIEAENVIQDAFAQCIGGLLSVVVQELRVEVECIDPILQLTGIKSGSYNNILASDKRKGKIEVGDLYAEEERDFLVTTHIPITQSSSNEMPLIKVKCVYKHPISKNLVTLDSANDVTIQRPVAAGPVVVSMEVDKQRNRLQSAEAMAEARGAAEQGDLTSAVAILENCRKQLSESASARAGDRLCTALDAELREMQERMGNRQTYETSGRAYVLSGLSSHSWQRATARGDSTDSWSVVHAYQTPSMVDMVNLSQTMILGNPSPRPTIRPTRSFPARQQQHPS
- the LOC131000539 gene encoding E3 ubiquitin-protein ligase WAV3-like isoform X3, coding for MQQNSIKKICAICLGTMKPGHGHAIFTAECSHSFHFHCIASNVKHGRQSCPVCRAKWKEVPFQSPSADKSNGGDRINNVPWPQDESLMRLVRRIPSPRMDSNRNVSSLFHVVEPDVFDDDDEICGDLPCGTGITNRSSSKPNDDDHFTGAVEVKTYPEVSAVLKSKSHDNFSVLIHLKAPTATAMQHSETDGAGSRAPVDLVTVLDVSGSMAGTKLALLKRAMGFVIQNLGPSDRLSVIAFSSTARRLFPLRRMTHNGKHEALQSVNSLSSNGGTNIADGLRKGAKVMSERKCKNPVSSIILLSDGQDTYTTTSPTGGNARSDHQSLLPASMHRNNASGLHFPVHAFGFGADHDADSMHSISETSGGTFSFIEAENVIQDAFAQCIGGLLSVVVQELRVEVECIDPILQLTGIKSGSYNNILASDKRKGKIEVGDLYAEEERDFLVTTHIPITQSSSNEMPLIKVKCVYKHPISKNLVTLDSANDVTIQRPVAAGPVVVSMEVDKQRNRLQSAEAMAEARGAAEQGDLTSAVAILENCRKQLSESASARAGDRLCTALDAELREMQERMGNRQTYETSGRAYVLSGLSSHSWQRATARGDSTDSWSVVHAYQTPSMVDMVNLSQTMILGNPSPRPTIRPTRSFPARQQQHPS
- the LOC131000539 gene encoding E3 ubiquitin-protein ligase WAV3-like isoform X2, with the protein product MGGSKWTKARIALGLKLNSCLYVPRTVEDSPPPPPPARSSGAASLSPTTPRDSDHRVQMPTTPTPSSSGLRLPKQSSKSSKICAICLGTMKPGHGHAIFTAECSHSFHFHCIASNVKHGRQSCPVCRAKWKEVPFQSPSADKSNGGDRINNVPWPQDESLMRLVRRIPSPRMDSNRNVSSLFHVVEPDVFDDDDEICGDLPCGTGITNRSSSKPNDDDHFTGAVEVKTYPEVSAVLKSKSHDNFSVLIHLKAPTATAMQHSETDGAGSRAPVDLVTVLDVSGSMAGTKLALLKRAMGFVIQNLGPSDRLSVIAFSSTARRLFPLRRMTHNGKHEALQSVNSLSSNGGTNIADGLRKGAKVMSERKCKNPVSSIILLSDGQDTYTTTSPTGGNARSDHQSLLPASMHRNNASGLHFPVHAFGFGADHDADSMHSISETSGGTFSFIEAENVIQDAFAQCIGGLLSVVVQELRVEVECIDPILQLTGIKSGSYNNILASDKRKGKIEVGDLYAEEERDFLVTTHIPITQSSSNEMPLIKVKCVYKHPISKNLVTLDSANDVTIQRPVAAGPVVVSMEVDKQRNRLQSAEAMAEARGAAEQGDLTSAVAILENCRKQLSESASARAGDRLCTALDAELREMQERMGNRQTYETSGRAYVLSGLSSHSWQRATARGDSTDSWSVVHAYQTPSMVDMVNLSQTMILGNPSPRPTIRPTRSFPARQQQHPS